A stretch of DNA from Phalacrocorax carbo chromosome 16, bPhaCar2.1, whole genome shotgun sequence:
ACAGGGACCTGCCCAGCCTTGGAGCTGGCTACCCCAAGATGGAAGCCTCTTGTGTATCTGCTAATACCATTGCCCCAGAGGTTCCTACTGAGCCGAGAGGATATCCTACAGGATTTTACACTGGAAAACAAGATAATAATAACCCTGTCAGTTGTATACTCAGCTGAtcatgcttcctttctttttacatttacagGAATCACCCTTGGTTATGGCATAACCTATCTGGGAAAGACTCCAACGGGACTGGTTTCGCTCTTTTGTCTTATAGCACACATGATGTTTCTCCTTCTAATCAGAATTAGTACATTCCTTCTGGTCCAGACACACGATCTTTGGGACCATGCACTCCCCAGACTCCTCCTATTAACGCAACAACGTGGCAGCTAACACCCTTGCCCGGAttcccccaccagcagccccccTCACTCACGTGCGTGGCCAGGAAGAGGATCTCGGTGTAATCCCCCTTCTCAaagctctgccagctctccccgTCATCCCAGAACAGGTCTCCTCTGGCAAAGCCGTCCGGCGTCAGTGCCACAACCAAGGCCATCCCCTTCTTGCGGGACTCGGCAGTGCTGAACGCAGGCTCCTGGGGCACAGGATCAGGCACAGCTCTGAGCGCTGCTGGAGTCGCtttcccccagccccggccgAGCACCGCAGGCTTGCGGCTCATTCGGCAATGTCCAGTCTGCCGGTGACGGCGTTGCAGCCCTCCGCCCTGCCCCATGTGCGGCCAGGGGCTGGCCAGACAGGTCACGGTGGCGTCACGGCAGTGCCGGGGGGGCTCACCTGGAGGGGCAGGATGTGCCCTGCACGGACGTGGACATTAATGGTGTCCaggggagctggcaggaggaTCCACTGCCCCTTGCTGTGGATGGTGGAGTCctaaataacaacaaaaagaggaaagagcaggTGTAGGGCACAGTGTGCCCCAAGGGGGTCCCTGCCCAGTGCTGTGGCCCTCGAACGGCCAGAAGCAAAGGCAGGTGAGGCACAAGCCTCTGGGGGGGCTGGTACCAGGGGTGGGGTGCAGGAACACATGCGGGGCCCTGCAGCAAAGCCCGCACACCACCACCCAAGAGCCCCGGGGCACGGCGGGGGAGCACCCACCCCTGCGAGGCTGTACCACGTCCCCGCTGGGAAGTAGCTGCTGACTTTGGTCTTTCCTGCCTCCAGCACAGGTGTGATgagcagccccccgccccacatGAGCTGGCGGTCCACAGCCCAGGTGTTGGGGTCCTTGGGGAACCTGGGGAAAGATGGTGAGGGGCACTGCAGCACCAGGGAGACCCTGCACCCACATCCCGCTGAGCCCAGTGGGGGCTGGCTCCCACCGGCCCCCGCCAGGTCAGCACTCACTCAAGGAAGAGGGGCCGTGCCACTGTCTCCCCAGCGGAGTGAGCCCGGTGGAAGAGGGTGtagaggaagggcaggagggagtAGCGGAGGCGGAGGGCGTTCCTCATGGCAGCCTGGGCAGCTGGGCTAAAGGCATACGGCTCCTGCGGCTGCAGGGAAGAAGCCAAAGGGGGATGCTCAGACCACGTCAGGAGAAACAGTGGGCGCCTTTTGGGGATGCAGGACGGACTCCCCCTGGCATGAGCCCAGCACCGACAgcacacagccctgcagctgcaccagCTGCCTTCCTAcacaggcagggcagccccTTGCACTGCCCCAGAGCACCCACCCCTGCCCTGACCACCCAGCCAcccccctgcctgctgcctggtGGGCTGAGGGCTCCCGTACCCGGGCGCCGTGGTCATTGTGATTCCTCATGAAGGGGTAGAAGGCGCCCAGCTGGGTCCAGCGCACACACAGCTCCTCAGACGTGTCACCCATGAAGCCACAGATGTCAGCACCCACCAGCGGCACCCCAAAGAGGTTGAAgagcagcacctctgcagaAGGGGTGCAGAGAGCATTGAGGCTCCGTGGCACCTTGGACACAGAGCCCTTGGAGAAGCCACTGGCTGCAGGGGAGGTGCAGGGGGGAAACAGGGACAGATGCAGCCCCAGCGCCCTGCAGCCTACCTGGTATGGAGTAATACAGCTGCTTCCAGTCGCTGCTGACATCCCCTGTCCAGTGCCCCGCGTAGCGCCCATGCCCAGCAAACGTGGAGCGTGAGATGACGAAGGGGCGCTTGCCCCGGACCCTCAGCAGCGCACTGTGGGCAGGATCGGGTCAGCTCAGCACCacccaggcagggagggggctcagccccccgccagcagctcctggcagcagcacagagctggcacATGCCAGGGCAGATGCCCAGGGCCATCTCGCCCACAGGTCAAGTGACATGGGACAGTGCTCAGGACACAGTCCCCCAGCCCAGGAGCCAGCATGGCCACCCTGCACCAGCTTCAGCCCATGGGCTGCTTCCAGTTCcctcctgtgctgggctggcagcagcaggccaGCAAACAAAACCCTTGCCTACCCACTGAATGCCCCCAATGCCCAAAGAGCCCATGCTGCAGCATGGGGAGGCATCCCTCCCCTGGAATGTGCATcctccaggacagcaggaacTGCAGCACAAGCCCCAGGCTTACTTGTGGGAGGCAATGGCCTCGGTCAGCCCGTACAGGCTATGGAGGTTGTAGTGGGAGGACAGGTACTGCTGGCTAGAGGCACAGATGGTCCCAGCTTGGAGGCGTCCCCCAAACACACCTGTACAGGAGAGGCACTGGTGAGGGTGAGCTCAGAGCCCACTCAGCTGGGACTAGGGCATCCCCCAGGCTCCTCCCaggctccctgctctgccaggcagAGGCTCATACCCACTTCCCATACCTGGCACGTAGGGTGGCTGCTCCAGGCTGTTCTTGGGACAGCCATCCTGGGAGCCCTCCACGAAGTTTGATGGCTCATTCATgtcctggggagggaaggaaaggggagggaatAGATGCCCTCACTGCCACACCAAGGGCCCAGCAGAGGCGTGGGGCAGAAGCCAGGAAGCcgcagccagcagctctgccagggctACTCACAATCCACATGCCATCAAAGGGAACTTGGTCGTGGAAGTCCTTCACCATGTCATACCACCACTCGTGAGTCTCCGGGTTGGTGAAGTCTGGGAAGGCTGTCGGGCCCGGCCagacctgtgggagggaggcagcaacaGGGAAAGCCCTGCTGTCCCCAACCCTCTGCACCCCAAAGCCCCTGCATGCCATCCCACTTTCCACCATGGCCATTTCACAGATGTGTCCCTCCAGCTCTCATGGTCCTGCTCCCAGGGCCCCGCTCAAGCCCGCTCCTGGAGGGACCAGGGCTGCTCCTCACACGCACCTTCCCAATCAGGGGCTGCCCCGTGGCATTTCGGATAAACACCCCTCGCTTCAGTCCCTCGTCGTAGGGCTTGTAGGTGCCAGGAGGCCCCGAGCTGCTGATCCCAGGATCCTGGCAGGGCACAAAGCCAGGGCTTCACCAGCAAAGGCAGGGAACGgcctctgcctccttcctcaGAGGAAGCTCCATCACTGCCCTTGGGGCAGCTGGAAACCCCAGTGCCAGCGCACCCGTGCGGGAGCCCCAACACAGCAGGGGTGTCACTCACCACGATCATGATGTACCTCAGGCCGCGGCGGTGGAAGTCTCGCACCATCTCTGGGTAGTCCTTAAAGCTTTCCTTGTTGAAGGTGAAATCCCTCTTGGCATCCATGTAATCCAGGTCATTCCACTGCACGTCCTGTGGACAGTGGCACCGGTGCTCAGGAAGGACCAG
This window harbors:
- the GAA gene encoding lysosomal alpha-glucosidase isoform X1, which translates into the protein MPGPGVAAVLLALLVPAAAPSPGAPGCEVPPGDRFDCGPERLLAREGCEARGCCYAPAGRGPGAGPPWCFFPRGYRSYRAENLTVTADGYSARLRRVAASFLPGDVGSLRLDVALETPARLRFTLRDPARQRYEVPLATPRASGRAAATLYGVQVNQEPFGLVVYRQRTGQVLLNTTVAPLFFADQFLQISTSLPSHFISGLGEHLTPLVLDTAWTRVTLWNRDMAPAPQVNLYGSHPFYLGMEDDGSAHGVFLLNSNAMDVLLQPSPALTWRTTGGILDFYVFLGPDPKSVVRQYLDVVGFPFMPPYWGLGFHLCRWGYSSTAITQQVVDNMTAALFPLDVQWNDLDYMDAKRDFTFNKESFKDYPEMVRDFHRRGLRYIMIVDPGISSSGPPGTYKPYDEGLKRGVFIRNATGQPLIGKVWPGPTAFPDFTNPETHEWWYDMVKDFHDQVPFDGMWIDMNEPSNFVEGSQDGCPKNSLEQPPYVPGVFGGRLQAGTICASSQQYLSSHYNLHSLYGLTEAIASHNALLRVRGKRPFVISRSTFAGHGRYAGHWTGDVSSDWKQLYYSIPEVLLFNLFGVPLVGADICGFMGDTSEELCVRWTQLGAFYPFMRNHNDHGARPQEPYAFSPAAQAAMRNALRLRYSLLPFLYTLFHRAHSAGETVARPLFLEFPKDPNTWAVDRQLMWGGGLLITPVLEAGKTKVSSYFPAGTWYSLAGDSTIHSKGQWILLPAPLDTINVHVRAGHILPLQEPAFSTAESRKKGMALVVALTPDGFARGDLFWDDGESWQSFEKGDYTEILFLATHGAVLSQLLQASAHLDGVLLEAVTVLGVTSPPQQVLANGALVGDFSYRSDTQVLRVPVSLPMWEQFVITWS
- the GAA gene encoding lysosomal alpha-glucosidase isoform X2, yielding MPGPGVAAVLLALLVPAAAPSPGAPGCEVPPGDRFDCGPERLLAREGCEARGCCYAPAGRGPGAGPPWCFFPRGYRSYRAENLTVTADGYSARLRRVAASFLPGDVGSLRLDVALETPARLRFTLRDPARQRYEVPLATPRASGRAAATLYGVQVNQEPFGLVVYRQRTGQVLLNTTVAPLFFADQFLQISTSLPSHFISGLGEHLTPLVLDTAWTRVTLWNRDMAPAPQVNLYGSHPFYLGMEDDGSAHGVFLLNSNAMDVLLQPSPALTWRTTGGILDFYVFLGPDPKSVVRQYLDVVGFPFMPPYWGLGFHLCRWGYSSTAITQQVVDNMTAALFPLDVQWNDLDYMDAKRDFTFNKESFKDYPEMVRDFHRRGLRYIMIVVWPGPTAFPDFTNPETHEWWYDMVKDFHDQVPFDGMWIDMNEPSNFVEGSQDGCPKNSLEQPPYVPGVFGGRLQAGTICASSQQYLSSHYNLHSLYGLTEAIASHNALLRVRGKRPFVISRSTFAGHGRYAGHWTGDVSSDWKQLYYSIPEVLLFNLFGVPLVGADICGFMGDTSEELCVRWTQLGAFYPFMRNHNDHGARPQEPYAFSPAAQAAMRNALRLRYSLLPFLYTLFHRAHSAGETVARPLFLEFPKDPNTWAVDRQLMWGGGLLITPVLEAGKTKVSSYFPAGTWYSLAGDSTIHSKGQWILLPAPLDTINVHVRAGHILPLQEPAFSTAESRKKGMALVVALTPDGFARGDLFWDDGESWQSFEKGDYTEILFLATHGAVLSQLLQASAHLDGVLLEAVTVLGVTSPPQQVLANGALVGDFSYRSDTQVLRVPVSLPMWEQFVITWS